One Bradyrhizobium sp. ISRA464 genomic window carries:
- a CDS encoding IS701 family transposase has product MIRDLMIGGASVEDTLTLWASSLRDAKQRIRPLFTQERVAASAGQFLDGLLGNEPRKTGWMRAEAAGDPGPWRQQAILGRGQWDADALRDIVREYALETLGDEDAVLVIDETGFLKQGKASCGVARQYTGSAGKITNCQIGVFASYVSRHGHAFIDRALYLPKEWTDEPARLKAAHVPSDVSFATKPRIAHQMIARAIAAKVPFSFVAADSVYGTGAIETLLRKAGKGYVLGVASNHVFYSWGKQQPVAGTASTIAQSLPKKAWRRLPSGEGTKGPRWHDWAYLELADLDAGEYNDDLAGEWTRGLLIRRNIADNSLAFFSTWCPKGTSMQKLVSVEGHRWAIEDSFETAKNELGLDHNETRSWHGWHRHVSLVMLAFATMAVIRHRANTGALLKKTRPRPRPKHRS; this is encoded by the coding sequence ATGATTCGGGATCTGATGATTGGTGGCGCGTCGGTTGAGGATACGCTGACGCTGTGGGCTTCGTCGTTGCGAGATGCCAAGCAACGCATCCGTCCGCTGTTTACGCAAGAGCGGGTCGCGGCCTCGGCGGGGCAATTTCTCGACGGACTGTTGGGCAACGAGCCGCGCAAGACGGGTTGGATGCGGGCGGAAGCGGCTGGCGATCCAGGCCCGTGGCGCCAGCAGGCGATTCTGGGTCGGGGGCAGTGGGATGCCGACGCGCTGCGCGATATTGTACGTGAGTACGCGCTGGAAACGCTGGGTGACGAGGACGCGGTTCTGGTCATCGATGAGACCGGCTTTTTGAAACAGGGCAAGGCCTCGTGTGGGGTCGCGCGCCAGTACACTGGCTCGGCGGGCAAGATCACCAATTGCCAGATCGGAGTGTTTGCCTCCTATGTGTCGCGGCATGGCCATGCCTTCATCGATCGGGCGCTCTACCTGCCAAAGGAATGGACGGACGAACCCGCTCGCCTGAAGGCCGCACATGTCCCGAGCGATGTGAGCTTTGCGACGAAGCCCCGGATCGCGCATCAAATGATCGCTCGCGCGATCGCCGCAAAGGTGCCGTTCTCGTTCGTAGCAGCGGACAGCGTGTATGGCACGGGAGCGATCGAAACCCTGCTGCGCAAGGCGGGCAAAGGCTATGTTCTGGGGGTTGCTTCCAATCACGTGTTCTATTCCTGGGGCAAGCAGCAGCCTGTCGCCGGCACTGCCTCTACGATCGCGCAGAGCCTTCCCAAGAAGGCCTGGCGCCGCCTGCCGTCCGGCGAAGGAACCAAAGGTCCGCGCTGGCACGACTGGGCCTATCTTGAGCTGGCCGATCTCGACGCCGGCGAATACAACGACGACCTTGCCGGGGAATGGACCCGAGGTCTTCTGATCCGCCGCAATATTGCCGACAACAGCTTAGCCTTCTTCTCCACATGGTGCCCCAAGGGCACGTCCATGCAGAAGCTGGTATCCGTGGAAGGCCATCGCTGGGCCATCGAAGACAGCTTCGAAACCGCCAAGAACGAGCTCGGTCTTGATCACAACGAAACCCGCTCCTGGCATGGCTGGCATCGCCATGTCTCACTGGTCATGCTTGCCTTCGCCACGATGGCCGTCATCCGTCATCGGGCCAACACCGGAGCATTGCTTAAAAAAACGCGACCGCGGCCCCGACCGAAGCATCGTTCTTGA
- the purL gene encoding phosphoribosylformylglycinamidine synthase subunit PurL, with protein MNEPKNEPKITPELVAAHGLKPDEYERILKLIGRVPTFTELGIFSAMWNEHCSYKSSRIHLRGLPTKAPWVIQGPGENAGVIDIGDGQAVVFKMESHNHPSYIEPYQGATTGVGGILRDVFTMGARPIACLNALSFGAPEHPKTRHLVSGVVAGVGGYGNSFGVPTVGGQVRFHTRYDGNILVNAMAVGLADADKIFYAAASGVNMPIVYLGSKTGRDGIHGASMASAEFDDASEEKRPTVQVGDPFAEKLLLEACLEIMEQGCVIAIQDMGAAGLTCSAVEMGAKGDLGIELDLNAVPTRETGMSAYEMMLSESQERMLMVLKPEKEKQAEAIFRKWGLDFAIVGYTTPTKRFVVKHGGDVMADLPIKELGDEAPVYDRPHVASNALPVIRAQDVKPPLGIAPALEKLIGTPELCSKRWVWEQYDHVILGNTVQRPGGDAAVVRVQEGPKGLALTVDVTPRYCEADPFEGGKQAVAEAWRNITAVGGRPLAITDNLNFGNPERPEIMGQFVGCLKGISEACRALDFPVVSGNVSLYNETNGRGILPTPSIGGVGLLDDFTKSATLAFKAAGEAILLIGDTQGWLGQSVYLRDVCGREEGAPPPVDLAAEKRNGDVVRGMVHAGTATAVHDVSDGGLLIALAEMAIASGIGAQLLAAPSSIVPHAYWFGEDQARYIVTVPAAEAGLVLAKMKGAGVPCARIGTTGGDAIAVAGEPPVLVETLSHAFEHWLPNYMRGAAA; from the coding sequence ATGAACGAGCCCAAGAACGAGCCCAAGATCACCCCCGAACTCGTCGCCGCCCACGGGCTGAAGCCGGATGAGTATGAGCGCATCCTGAAGCTGATCGGGCGGGTCCCGACCTTTACGGAGCTCGGTATCTTCTCGGCGATGTGGAATGAGCACTGCTCGTACAAGTCCTCGCGCATCCATCTGCGCGGGCTGCCGACCAAGGCGCCTTGGGTGATCCAGGGCCCCGGCGAGAACGCGGGCGTGATCGATATCGGCGACGGCCAGGCGGTGGTCTTCAAGATGGAGAGCCACAACCACCCGAGCTACATCGAGCCCTATCAGGGCGCGACCACCGGCGTCGGCGGCATCCTGCGCGACGTCTTCACCATGGGCGCACGCCCGATCGCCTGCCTCAACGCGCTGAGCTTCGGCGCGCCGGAGCATCCCAAGACCCGGCACCTGGTGTCCGGCGTGGTCGCGGGCGTAGGCGGCTATGGCAATTCCTTCGGTGTGCCGACGGTCGGCGGCCAGGTGCGCTTCCACACCCGCTACGACGGCAACATCCTCGTCAATGCGATGGCGGTCGGCCTCGCCGATGCCGACAAGATCTTCTATGCGGCGGCCTCCGGCGTGAACATGCCGATTGTCTATCTCGGCTCCAAGACCGGCCGCGACGGCATCCACGGCGCCTCGATGGCCTCGGCCGAATTCGACGACGCCTCCGAGGAGAAGCGCCCGACCGTGCAGGTCGGCGATCCCTTCGCCGAGAAGCTGCTGCTGGAAGCCTGCCTCGAGATCATGGAGCAGGGGTGCGTGATCGCGATCCAGGACATGGGTGCGGCGGGCCTGACCTGCTCGGCGGTCGAGATGGGCGCCAAGGGCGATCTCGGCATCGAGCTCGATCTCAACGCGGTGCCGACCCGCGAGACCGGTATGAGCGCCTACGAGATGATGCTCTCGGAAAGCCAGGAGCGCATGCTCATGGTGCTCAAGCCCGAGAAGGAGAAGCAGGCCGAGGCGATCTTCCGCAAATGGGGGCTCGACTTCGCCATCGTCGGCTACACCACGCCGACCAAGCGCTTCGTCGTCAAGCACGGCGGCGACGTGATGGCCGACCTGCCGATCAAGGAGCTCGGCGACGAGGCGCCGGTCTATGACCGTCCGCACGTCGCCTCGAACGCGCTGCCGGTGATCCGCGCGCAGGACGTGAAGCCGCCGCTCGGCATCGCGCCGGCGCTGGAGAAGCTGATCGGCACGCCCGAGCTCTGCTCCAAGCGCTGGGTGTGGGAGCAGTACGACCACGTCATTCTCGGCAATACCGTGCAGCGGCCGGGCGGCGACGCCGCCGTTGTTCGTGTGCAGGAGGGGCCGAAGGGCCTTGCGCTCACCGTCGACGTCACGCCGCGCTATTGCGAGGCCGATCCGTTCGAGGGCGGCAAGCAGGCAGTGGCCGAAGCCTGGCGCAACATCACCGCGGTCGGCGGCCGCCCGCTCGCGATCACCGACAATCTCAATTTCGGCAATCCGGAGCGGCCCGAGATCATGGGCCAGTTCGTCGGCTGCCTGAAGGGCATTTCGGAAGCCTGCCGCGCGCTGGACTTCCCGGTCGTCTCCGGCAACGTCTCGCTCTACAACGAGACCAACGGCCGCGGCATCCTGCCGACACCCTCGATCGGCGGCGTCGGTCTGCTCGACGATTTCACCAAGTCGGCGACGCTGGCCTTCAAGGCTGCGGGCGAGGCGATCCTTTTGATCGGCGACACCCAGGGCTGGCTCGGCCAGTCGGTCTATCTGCGCGACGTCTGCGGCCGCGAGGAGGGCGCTCCGCCGCCCGTCGATCTCGCCGCCGAGAAGCGCAACGGCGACGTCGTGCGCGGCATGGTCCACGCCGGCACCGCCACCGCGGTGCATGACGTCTCCGACGGCGGGCTTCTGATCGCGCTGGCCGAGATGGCGATCGCGAGCGGCATCGGCGCGCAGCTTCTGGCAGCGCCGAGCTCGATCGTGCCGCATGCCTATTGGTTCGGTGAGGATCAGGCGCGCTACATCGTCACCGTGCCGGCAGCGGAAGCCGGTCTCGTGCTCGCCAAGATGAAGGGCGCGGGCGTGCCGTGCGCGCGGATCGGCACCACCGGGGGCGACGCAATCGCAGTTGCCGGAGAGCCGCCGGTATTGGTCGAGACTCTCTCGCACGCGTTCGAACACTGGCTGCCGAACTATATGCGCGGCGCTGCTGCCTGA
- a CDS encoding GlsB/YeaQ/YmgE family stress response membrane protein has protein sequence MNDPQIGWIAAIIVGGVAGWLAEMFMKSGTGIVMNIILGIVGAALANWLLGLVGVSLGGGWISYLVAGFIGACIIIFAWRAVRSAT, from the coding sequence ATGAACGACCCTCAAATCGGATGGATCGCCGCAATCATCGTCGGCGGGGTCGCCGGCTGGCTTGCCGAGATGTTCATGAAGTCCGGAACCGGCATCGTGATGAACATCATTCTCGGCATCGTCGGCGCGGCGCTGGCGAACTGGCTGCTCGGTCTCGTTGGCGTGTCGCTCGGCGGTGGATGGATCAGCTACCTCGTGGCCGGTTTCATCGGCGCCTGCATCATCATTTTCGCCTGGCGCGCGGTCCGGAGCGCGACCTGA
- a CDS encoding IS701 family transposase, translating into MIRDLMIGGASVEDTLTLWASSLRDAKQRIRPLFTQERVAASAGQFLDGLLGNEPRKTGWMRAEAAGDPGPWRQQAILGRGQWDADALRDIVREYALETLGDEDAVLVIDETGFLKQGKASCGVARQYTGSAGKITNCQIGVFASYVSRHGHAFIDRALYLPKEWTDEPARLKAAHVPSDVSFATKPRIAHQMIARAIAAKVPFSFIAADSVYGTGAIETLLRKAGKGYVLGVASNHVFYSWGKQQPVAGTASTIAQSLPKKAWRRLPSGEGTKGPRWHDWAYLELADLDAGEYNDDLAGEWTRGLLIRRNIADNSLAFFSTWCPKGTSMQKLVSVEGHRWAIEDSFETAKNELGLDHNETRSWHGWHRHVSLVMLAFATMAVIRHRANTGALLKKTRPRPRPKHRS; encoded by the coding sequence ATGATTCGGGATCTGATGATTGGTGGCGCGTCGGTTGAGGATACGCTGACGCTGTGGGCTTCGTCGTTGCGAGATGCCAAGCAACGCATCCGTCCGCTGTTTACGCAAGAGCGGGTCGCGGCCTCGGCGGGGCAATTTCTCGACGGACTGTTGGGCAACGAGCCGCGCAAGACGGGTTGGATGCGGGCGGAAGCGGCTGGCGATCCAGGCCCGTGGCGCCAGCAGGCGATTCTGGGTCGGGGGCAGTGGGATGCCGACGCGCTGCGCGATATTGTACGTGAGTACGCGCTGGAAACGCTGGGTGACGAGGACGCGGTTCTGGTCATCGATGAGACCGGCTTTTTGAAACAGGGCAAGGCCTCGTGTGGGGTCGCGCGCCAGTACACTGGCTCGGCGGGCAAGATCACCAATTGCCAGATCGGAGTGTTTGCCTCCTATGTGTCGCGGCATGGCCATGCCTTCATCGATCGGGCGCTCTACCTGCCAAAGGAATGGACGGACGAACCCGCTCGCCTGAAGGCCGCACATGTCCCGAGCGATGTGAGCTTTGCGACGAAGCCCCGGATCGCGCATCAAATGATCGCTCGCGCGATCGCCGCAAAGGTGCCGTTCTCGTTCATAGCAGCGGACAGCGTGTATGGCACGGGAGCGATCGAAACCCTGCTGCGCAAGGCGGGCAAAGGCTATGTTCTGGGGGTTGCTTCCAATCACGTGTTCTATTCCTGGGGCAAGCAGCAGCCTGTCGCCGGCACTGCCTCTACGATCGCGCAGAGCCTTCCCAAGAAGGCCTGGCGCCGCCTGCCGTCCGGCGAAGGAACCAAAGGTCCGCGCTGGCACGACTGGGCCTATCTTGAGCTGGCCGATCTCGACGCCGGCGAATACAACGACGACCTTGCCGGGGAATGGACCCGAGGTCTTCTGATCCGCCGCAATATTGCCGACAACAGCTTAGCCTTCTTCTCCACATGGTGCCCCAAGGGCACGTCCATGCAGAAGCTGGTATCCGTGGAAGGCCATCGCTGGGCCATCGAAGACAGCTTCGAAACCGCCAAGAACGAGCTCGGTCTTGATCACAACGAAACCCGCTCCTGGCATGGCTGGCATCGCCATGTCTCACTGGTCATGCTTGCCTTCGCCACGATGGCCGTCATCCGTCATCGGGCCAACACCGGAGCATTGCTTAAAAAAACGCGACCGCGGCCCCGACCGAAGCATCGTTCTTGA